The Cyclobacterium amurskyense genome contains the following window.
ATTTCACAATTAAAAGATCCAAATAGACCTCATCTGACATAACCCAACTGCTTCCACCAACTTCATAATCTCTCCTATCGAGTTCACCTTTGATTGCAAATTGTGTTGCTGAACCTGCTGGTGACAAGGCCACTTCTAAAGTTATAGGAAGCGTTTTGCCTTTTATGGTAAGATCCCCAAGTACTTTAAGCCCACTCTCACTTACAGCCGTTACCTTTGTGGACTGAAACTTAATGGTTGGATATTTATCTACATGAAAATATTCCTCCTTCTTTAAGTGACTGTCTCTTTTGTTAATTCCAGTGTCAATGGAATTTGTTTGAATTTCAGCGCTAAAGCTGCTTTTTTCAGGCTGAGACTTATTGTATTCCACCGTGGTTTTAAAGGACTTGAAAGTTCCCTCCACATTTAATCCCAGATTTCTAATATTGAATTTGATATAGGACTCTTCTAACTTATTCTCTGTATTGGAGACATTGTTTACCAGATCTGGAGACATTACCCAATAAAACAAAAGGACTAAAATGGAAGCTTTCATGATGTTTAAATTTGTAACCCGTATTATGCAATAGAATTCTCCATCCAATTGGTAAGTGTTGGAATCTCCAAACAGCTATGAAGTGACTGATTTCAGGGTGATTTCAGCAAGCAATTGATTGTCTATTGAATAGTTTGGGTTTGATGAAATTTACTTAAAAGGATTAAAAGAAACAGCTACGAAAAACAACATGGCTTTATTCCTGAATCTGTCATTTTCATAGCTCAAGTTTTGTTCCGTCGTGTATTCCGAAAACGTCAAATCCGCCCCAGCCCTCAGCCATGTTTTTGTGGACACCGCATAAGCCACATAAAACTCCGATTTGAGTTGGCCAAGATCATTGTCGCCTCCCAATAGGGCGTTAAAGGAAGTTGGGCTAGCTGAAAGGCTCTGAGGAAATTGCCCCGTATTTTCGGAACTGATAAACATGGCATCTTTTTCACCCCCAAAGCCAAGTCCCAAGGCATCGATATTAAAACCAGCCTTGAATTTTGGATGAAACTGGTATTGGATATTAATCATGGCATTTAAGGCCATGGTATTGGCTTTACTCATAGACAGCGTGTCAATTGTAGCATCATCACCAGTCAGGTCAGCTGGGGCAGTGATATAATCGAGCTGCTTACCACTGAATCCTGAAAAACGAATACCATAACCCAACCTTAATTTTTTAGAAGAAAACAACCCATAGTTTTTATTCCATGAGAGGGAATAGCTTGTTTGACTGTTTTCTCCAAAGCCTACTGCCAAATCAAAACTTTGGTCTGTTTTAGGAATAGGCGTTTGCTGAGCATGCACACAGGTGATTGCTAAAAAAAAGGTGGCTATAAATAAGTAAAATTTTAGTAAATGTAG
Protein-coding sequences here:
- a CDS encoding YceI family protein, with amino-acid sequence MKASILVLLFYWVMSPDLVNNVSNTENKLEESYIKFNIRNLGLNVEGTFKSFKTTVEYNKSQPEKSSFSAEIQTNSIDTGINKRDSHLKKEEYFHVDKYPTIKFQSTKVTAVSESGLKVLGDLTIKGKTLPITLEVALSPAGSATQFAIKGELDRRDYEVGGSSWVMSDEVYLDLLIVK